The Salvia miltiorrhiza cultivar Shanhuang (shh) chromosome 1, IMPLAD_Smil_shh, whole genome shotgun sequence genome has a window encoding:
- the LOC131006267 gene encoding 3-phosphoinositide-dependent protein kinase 2-like has translation MLALVGGGEAVNTMEKEFDSKMRIQSNSSSSNNDGGGGNGDSQRSKNFSFRAPQENFSIQDFELGKIYGVGSYSKVVRAKKKDTGKIYAMKIMDKKFITKENKTAYVKLERIVLDQLDHPGVVRLFFTFQDSFSLYMALESCEGGELFDQITRKGRLSEEDARFYAAEVVDALEYIHSMGLIHRDIKPENLLLTEDGHIKVADFGSVKPMQDSQITVLPNAASDDKACTFVGTAAYVPPEVLNSSPATFGNDLWALGCTLYQMLSGTSPFKDNSEWLIFQRIIARDIRFPNYFSEAARDLIDKLLDIDPSQRPGAGPDGYLSLKSHPFFMGIDWTNLRAVNPPPLALDPRAQSSPGGEDHDSSWNPTHVGDGSVKTNEGNGAVASASDTGSINRLASIDSFDSKWQQFLEPGESVLMISMVKKLQKITSKKVQLILTNKPKLIYVDPAKLEVRGNIIWSDNPTDLNVQVISPSNFKICTPKKVMCFDDAKQRAAQWKKAIEALQNR, from the exons ATGTTGGCATTGGTTGGAGGAGGGGAAGCAGTTAATACAATGGAGAAGGAATTTGATTCAAAGATGAGGATTCAGAGCAACAGTTCTTCATCCAACaatgatggtggtggtggtaatGGTGATTCTCAGAGATCTAAGAATTTCTCCTTCAGAGCGCCACAGGAGAATTTTAGCATTCAAGATTTTGAATTGGGCAAGATTTATGGTGTTGGTTCCTATTCAAAG GTTGTTCGAGCCAAGAAGAAAGACACCGGCAAGATTTATGCTATGAAGATCATGGACAAGAAGTTCATCAcgaaagaaaacaaaacagcTTATGTAAAATTGGAGCGCATTGTTCTGGACCAGTTAGATCATCCCGGTGTAGTGCGATTGTTTTTTACATTTCAAGATAGTTTCTCACTCT ACATGGCGCTCGAATCTTGTGAAGGCGGAGAACTTTTTGATCAAATCACACGG AAGGGCCGTTTATCAGAGGAAGATGCTCGTTTCTATGCAGCTGAAGTTGTGGATGCTCTCGAATATATACACAGTATGGGCTTAATACATCGAGATATTAAG CCGGAGAACCTGCTGCTCACTGAAGATGGCCACATCAAAGTCGCAGATTTTGGTAGCGTAAAGCCTATGCAAGATAGCCAGATAACGGTCCTTCCTAACGCAGCATCGG ATGATAAGGCGTGTACCTTTGTCGGGACAGCCGCCTATGTACCTCCGGAAGTTTTAAATTCCTCTCCGGCAACTTTTGG GAATGATCTCTGGGCCCTTGGATGTACGTTGTACCAAATGCTTTCGGGGACGTCTCCCTTCAAGGATAACAGTGAATGGCTTATTTTCCAAAGAATCATCGCGAGAGACATCAGATTTCCAAATTACTTTTCGGAAGCAGCACGGGATCTGATAGATAAATTATTG GATATTGATCCGAGTCAGAGACCGGGGGCGGGACCCGATGGCTATTTATCTCTGAAAAGCCATCCTTTTTTTATGGGAATTGATTGGACAAATTTGAGGGCTGTGAACCCACCTCCACTAGCTTTGGACCCAAGA GCTCAGTCGTCTCCTGGAGGCGAAGATCACGATTCTTCATGGAATCCCACACATGTTGGAGATGGTTCAGTAAAAACAAACGAAGGAAATGGTGCCGTTGCTTCAGCTTCTGATACTGGCAGCATTAATAGGCTTGCTTCAATTGATTCATTTGACTCGAAATG GCAGCAATTTTTGGAGCCGGGCGAGTCCGTTCTTATGATCTCCATGGTCAAGAAACTGCAGAAGATAACTAGTAAGAAGGTGCAGCTCATCCTTACGAACAAACCAAAATTGATCTATGTCGACCCGGCAAAACTGGAGGTCCGAGGAAATATCATATGGTCGGACAATCCGACTGATCTGAACGTTCAAGTTATAAGCCCTTCGAATTTCAAGATTTGCACT CCGAAGAAGGTTATGTGCTTCGATGATGCAAAGCAACGAGCAGCGCAGTGGAAGAAGGCGATCGAGGCCCTCCAAAACCGGTAA